A genomic window from Elaeis guineensis isolate ETL-2024a chromosome 3, EG11, whole genome shotgun sequence includes:
- the LOC105032646 gene encoding uncharacterized protein At2g34160, translating to MDAVMVAEALKDPTAAVAAAPGKKNRIQVSTNKKPLYFYVNLAKRYMQQHNEIELSALGMAIGTVVTVAEILKNNGLATEKKILTSTVGTKDETRGRLVRKAKIEILLGKTENSNDAVAAAKVDDNKADNKDTKEESEEETKKESEEETKKESEEETKEETQV from the exons ATGGATGCGGTGATGGTCGCGGAGGCGTTGAAGGACCCGAcggcggcggtggcggcggcgCCGGGGAAGAAGAACCGAATCCAGGTCTCCACCAACAAGAAGCCGCTCTACTTCTACGTCAATCTCGCTAAG AGGTACATGCAGCAGCACAATGAGATCGAGCTCTCTGCGCTAGGAATGG CTATTGGCACTGTTGTTACTGTTGCTGAGATACTGAAGAACAATGGCCTGGCTACTGAGAAAA AGATTCTGACGTCAACTGTTGGTACCAAAGATGAGACCCGGGGCCGCCTTGTTCGGAAAGCCAAG ATTGAGATACTGCTGGGGAAGACAGAGAACTCCAATGATGCTGTGGCTGCTGCCAAAGTTGATGACAACAAGGCTGACAATAAAGATACCAAGGAAGAAAGTGAGGAAGAAACTAAGAAGGAATCCGAGGAAGAAACTAAGAAGGAATCTGAGGAAGAAACAAAGGAAGAAACCCAGGTATGA
- the LOC140856005 gene encoding uncharacterized protein has product MDAEATRMLAKAMRAQKRKGATTSGSAKRARVEETSLAVPVQATPAIDIPSDAEPAAPRAPPGSPPTGVPIPEVRPAEAPAAGRRRKSVARRSSSHRAAADESVCSEGGSENPFNDKALIRRLLDGCILSDVVERIDRADPEQRAWDTLGSFLEIGHQLFAYVEASGRMRRDLLRAEERCQDEVARLQAKTAEVAALREALERERQDREEERRVREEERRSLEESARKAEAEVAHLAEQTPVLGMKEYFFQSFIRVGTQKGDGRKKLGDTGAL; this is encoded by the exons atggacgccgaagccacacggatgctcgccaaggccatgagagcccagaaaaggaagggcgcgacgacttccggctcggcgaagagggccagggtggaggagacgagcttggccgtgcccgtccaggcgaccccggcgatcgacattccttcggatgccgagccagcagccccccgggctcccccagggagcccaccgactggggtccctattccggaggtccgccccgcggaggcgcctgccgcagggaggaggagaaaatcggtggcccgcaggtcgagcagccaccgagccgctgcggacgagtccgtctgctccgaggggggatcggagaaccccttcaacgacaaggccctaatccgccggctgctcgatggttgcatcctgtccgatgtcgtggagaggatcgaccgcgccgatcccgagcagcgggcctgggacaccttggggtcctttcttgag atcgggcaccagctcttcgcctatgttgaggcgtcaggccgcatgagaagggatcttcttcgggcggaggagcgctgccaagacgaggttgctcgtcttcaagcgaagacggccgaggtggccgccctccgggaggctctggagagagagagacaagaccgggaagaggaaaggcgagtccgggaggaggagaggcgaagtttggaggagtcggcaaggaaggcggaggccgaggtcgcccatctggccgagcaaactccggttctg GGGATGAAGGAatatttctttcaatctttcattagaGTTGGGACCCAGAAAGGAGATGGGAGGAAAAAGCTAGGGGATACAG GAGCTCTTTAA